A stretch of the Fundulus heteroclitus isolate FHET01 unplaced genomic scaffold, MU-UCD_Fhet_4.1 scaffold_49, whole genome shotgun sequence genome encodes the following:
- the LOC118560832 gene encoding junctional adhesion molecule-like encodes MSSELLLLSVQLILSFVVLSVPQVEVDSGKKSVQLPCRATVTLPGDVRVEWRDRGDNKVHVYENGSDHPEEQDQLYRNRTKMNEDLLRTGDLSLTLEYLTDGDTNIYTCIVSRGNGDILMKKQVDLWVEVHQVEVEEGVEPVLLPFRTTPDLPEEARVVWIDKEFRKVHVYKKGENSPDHPEEQDQIYRNRTKMNEDPLRTGDLSLTLMRPTKKDSGEYYCVVLKDGRVRKNTVNLTVKGKVQDQNRPEDIRISSIDRTPLMADESV; translated from the exons ATGtcctcagagctgctgctgctgtctgtccaACTCATCTTGTCCTTTGTTGTCCTCTCAGTCCCACAGGTGGAGGTGGATTCAGGGAAGAAGTCTGTCCAGCTGCCCTGCAGAGCCACAGTTACCCTGCCTGGAGATGTTAGAGTGGAGTGGAGGGACAGAGGAGACAATAAGGTCCATGTGTATGAGAACGGTTCTGATCATCCTGAAGAACAGGACCAGCtctacagaaacagaaccaagaTGAATGAAGACCTGCTGAGAACTGGAGACCTCAGTCTGACTCTGGAATACCTCACAGATGGAGACACTAACATCTACACCTGCATCGTCTCCAGAGGGAACGGAGACATCCTGATGAAGAAACAAGTTGATCTCTGGGTTGAAG TCCAtcaggtggaggtggaggagggggtGGAGCCTGTCCTGCTGCCATTCAGAACAACACCTGATCTGCCAGAAGAAGCTAGAGTGGTGTGGATAGACAAAGAATTCAGGAAGGTCCATGTGTATAAGAAGGGTGAGAACAGTCCTGATCATCCTGAAGAACAGGACCAGATCTACAGGAACAGAACCAAGATGAATGAAGACCCGCTGAGAACTGGAGACCTCAGTCTGACTCTGATGCGTCCCACAAAGAAAGACAGTGGAGAGTACTACTGTGTAGTCTTGAAGGACGGCAGAGTGAGAAAGAACACAGTTAATCTCACAGTCAAAG GAAAAGTTCAGGACCAGAACCGAccagaggacatcaggatcaGCTCCATTGACCGTACTCCTCTGATGGCTGATGAATCAGTCTGA